From Anopheles darlingi chromosome 2, idAnoDarlMG_H_01, whole genome shotgun sequence, the proteins below share one genomic window:
- the LOC125951592 gene encoding replication factor C subunit 5 yields METSVSSNLPWVEKYRPATLDDLISHEEIISTINKFIKEEQLPHLLFYGPPGTGKTSTILACARQLYKPQSFGSMVLELNASDDRGINIVRGQILDFASTRTIFKGGYKLIILDEADAMTNDAQNALRRIIEKYTENVRFCIICNYLSKIIPAIQSRCTRFRFAPLGVEQILPRLEHVIEAEGIEATEDGKKALITLAGGDMRKVLNVLQSTWMAYKSVTEINVYNCVGHPLKEDINDIIFWLLNEESFKTCYEKIQQLKTQKGLALEDILTEIHLVINRLEIPPRVSSQLLITLASIEERLADGCVEKPQIAALISAFSKVRELVV; encoded by the exons ATGGAAACAAGCGTTTCGTCCAACTTACCTTGGGTGGAGAAATACAGGCCCGCCACTCTGGATGATCTTATTTCACACGAAGAAATCATCAGTACCA TCAACAAGTTCATCAAGGAAGAGCAATTGCCGCATTTGCTGTTCTACGGACCGCCAGGAACCGGAAAAACAAGTACCATTCTGGCGTGCGCCCGGCAACTATACAAACCACAATCGTTCGGGTCGATGGTGCTCGAGCTGAACGCTTCAGACGATCGTGGTATTAACATCGTTCGTGGCCAAATTCTTGATTTCGCTTCCACGCGAACCATCTTCAAAGGTGGCTACAAACTGATTATTCTCGATGAGGCCGACGCGATGACAAATGATGCTCAGAACGCACTCAGGCGCATCATTGAGAAGTACACCGAGAACGTGCGCTTTTGCATCATTTGTAACTATCTGAGCAAAATCATTCCAGCTATTCAGTCGCGTTGCACACGTTTCCGGTTTGCACCGCTAGGAGTAGAGCAAATACTTCCCCGTCTAGAGCATGTGATCGAGGCTGAAGG CATTGAGGCGACTGAGGATGGCAAAAAGGCTCTCATTACGCTTGCCGGTGGGGATATGCGAAAGGTGTTGAACGTTCTGCAAAGTACATGGATGGCATATAAAAGCGTAACGGAGATTAACGTTTACAATTGCGTCGGACACCCACTGAAAGAGGATATCAACGACATCATATTCTGGCTGTTGAACGAAGAATCTTTTAAAACGTGCTACGAGA AAATTCAACAACTTAAAACTCAGAAAGGTCTGGCGCTCGAGGACATCCTCACAGAAATTCATTTGGTCATCAATCGACTGGAAATTCCACCTCGGGTTTCATCACAGTTGCTCATAACGTTGGCTTCAATCGAGGAACGATTGGCGGATGGATGTGTGGAGAAACCTCAGATAGCTGCTCTCATCTCTGCTTTTTCCAAAGTCAGAGAGCTGGTGGTATAG